The segment CCGCTCCCTGGGCTTGCTGCCTGGGACCCCCTTGCGGGGCCTACGTGGGATCCACTTCCGGGGCTTCCTGCGTGGAACGAATTGTCGGGATCGCCTGGGTGGGACCCCCTTTCGAGGTCGCCCCCGCCCGGAATGGGCGTGCCAAGGGCCGCCGCCACCCGGCGGGCGATCTCGTCCCGGGTGAAGCCCAGGTCCTGCAACCGCCGGACGAACTCGGCCACCGCCTGGCGGGCCAGGTCTTCCCGAAGGGCCCGGACGCGGCCGGCGTCCAGGGTGATGAAGGTTCCGGTGCCCCGGGCTGTCTCCACCAGGCCCATGACC is part of the Thermaerobacter subterraneus DSM 13965 genome and harbors:
- a CDS encoding GntR family transcriptional regulator, which produces MPELFGSEFRLDPTRPIYLQIIERFQEAVARGVLQPGDQIPAQRELAQRIGVNPNTVQRAYREMEVMGLVETARGTGTFITLDAGRVRALREDLARQAVAEFVRRLQDLGFTRDEIARRVAAALGTPIPGGGDLERGSHPGDPDNSFHAGSPGSGSHVGPARGSQAASPGSGSPVENQQGGTPS